The following are encoded in a window of Thalassotalea insulae genomic DNA:
- a CDS encoding AmpG family muropeptide MFS transporter → MSARHTFTQTLSYFKDKRLLTIFFFGVASGFPWVMIGSAMTGWLKDDGLSRSSIGLFGLIFVAYSINFLWSPLADRVKIAFITQRIGLRRSWILVTQTIIVVTAFQLSLLDASLQLSAMAALGLIIALSGATQDIAIDAYRIDSLSGKDNNIMAAGSAMATAGWWTGYAGLGSIPFILVSQPNWQWSEVYLVLSMIMAVLMITVFVVPEPKSTRDVTLNAIEKNYLSVLPHFGARSITILVILPIIFVSIIYANIGYPGWPHELISANYQFTVITVFVATLLVLFSQQLSRLNRYINQHDGPKIQRSNSNLEKLVAWLLTTLVAPIQEFFDRNGTRLAISILMFIFLFKLGEAYLGRMSIVFYREVGFSNEDIAYYSKMIHWATTIVFSLIGSVFTIHYGILKGLFIGGIAMSASNLLFSVMAIVGPNKLLFACTVFVDGFTSAWGSVAFVALLSVLCNKSFTASQYALMASLGTFGRVMLGSYSGIIVDWLDGNWALFFVLTSVMVIPSLLFLYSIRKPLNALIEQQSN, encoded by the coding sequence ATGTCAGCACGCCATACATTCACACAAACCCTTAGCTACTTTAAAGATAAACGCCTGCTCACCATTTTCTTTTTTGGTGTTGCCAGTGGTTTTCCTTGGGTGATGATCGGCTCAGCAATGACAGGATGGCTCAAAGACGATGGTCTGAGCCGTTCAAGTATTGGGTTATTTGGTCTGATCTTTGTCGCCTATAGCATTAACTTTCTGTGGTCACCGCTTGCCGATCGGGTCAAAATCGCATTTATTACTCAACGTATAGGGCTAAGACGCAGCTGGATTTTAGTCACACAAACCATCATAGTCGTCACGGCTTTTCAATTGAGTTTACTAGACGCTTCCTTGCAGCTTAGTGCCATGGCCGCACTTGGATTAATTATCGCACTAAGTGGTGCTACCCAAGATATTGCCATTGATGCCTATCGTATCGACTCATTAAGCGGCAAGGATAATAATATTATGGCGGCAGGCTCCGCGATGGCAACTGCTGGCTGGTGGACAGGTTATGCTGGTTTAGGCAGCATCCCATTTATTTTAGTTAGTCAACCTAACTGGCAATGGTCAGAAGTTTATCTGGTGCTTTCAATGATAATGGCTGTATTAATGATCACGGTCTTTGTTGTGCCCGAGCCCAAAAGTACAAGGGATGTTACCCTTAATGCTATCGAAAAAAATTATCTTAGCGTATTACCACACTTTGGTGCGCGCTCAATAACCATATTAGTCATACTGCCGATAATTTTTGTCAGTATTATTTATGCCAATATTGGCTACCCTGGCTGGCCACACGAATTAATTTCGGCTAACTATCAGTTTACTGTGATCACAGTATTTGTTGCCACATTGTTAGTGCTATTTAGCCAACAACTTTCTCGATTAAATCGCTATATTAATCAACATGACGGACCTAAAATCCAGCGAAGCAATTCTAACCTAGAAAAATTGGTGGCGTGGTTATTAACGACCTTAGTAGCGCCAATTCAGGAGTTTTTTGATCGAAATGGTACCCGCTTAGCCATTTCAATCTTAATGTTTATTTTCCTATTCAAACTCGGCGAAGCGTATTTAGGCCGCATGTCGATCGTTTTTTACCGAGAAGTAGGGTTTTCCAACGAAGACATTGCTTATTATTCCAAAATGATCCATTGGGCAACCACGATCGTATTTTCTTTAATTGGTAGCGTTTTTACTATCCACTACGGCATACTAAAAGGCTTGTTTATCGGCGGCATTGCCATGTCGGCCAGTAACTTGCTATTTTCTGTTATGGCAATTGTTGGCCCCAATAAATTGCTTTTTGCCTGTACGGTCTTTGTCGATGGATTCACATCTGCTTGGGGTTCGGTTGCCTTTGTTGCATTACTTTCAGTACTGTGTAATAAAAGCTTTACCGCCAGTCAGTATGCATTAATGGCGTCTTTAGGTACCTTTGGTCGAGTAATGTTAGGCTCATATTCTGGCATTATCGTAGACTGGCTTGACGGAAACTGGGCACTGTTTTTTGTTCTAACATCCGTGATGGTGATCCCAAGTTTGCTGTTTTTATATTCGATCAGAAAACCGCTCAATGCCTTAATCGAACAGCAAAGCAACTAA
- a CDS encoding peptidylprolyl isomerase encodes MKFISVLLSLCLTMSALAENTTIDPDNLYPQVKLETSMGVIIVELDKVKAPLTVDNFLTYVVNGEYNNTIFHRIIQNFIVQGGGYDADFTMKKVNEDIVNESGNGLKNEFGTIAMAKERHPHSANRQFFFNVNDNSNLDPGRNWGYAVFGSVIEGEEVLEAMAKVKTDYSDVMGWEDVPLEPVLLVKATLLPAP; translated from the coding sequence ATGAAATTCATTAGTGTGCTGTTGAGCCTATGCTTAACAATGTCTGCGTTGGCAGAAAATACCACGATAGATCCAGACAACCTATACCCTCAGGTAAAATTAGAAACATCAATGGGGGTGATCATTGTAGAACTGGATAAAGTCAAAGCCCCGCTCACGGTAGATAATTTTCTCACCTACGTAGTTAATGGTGAGTATAACAACACTATTTTTCATCGCATCATTCAAAACTTTATAGTTCAAGGGGGCGGCTATGATGCTGACTTTACAATGAAAAAAGTCAATGAAGATATAGTTAATGAATCCGGTAATGGTTTAAAAAACGAATTTGGCACCATTGCCATGGCCAAAGAGCGCCATCCCCACAGTGCTAATCGTCAATTCTTTTTTAACGTCAATGACAACAGTAATTTAGACCCGGGAAGAAACTGGGGTTACGCGGTATTTGGTTCGGTTATTGAAGGAGAAGAAGTATTAGAAGCGATGGCAAAGGTAAAAACCGATTACAGTGATGTAATGGGTTGGGAAGACGTACCACTTGAACCTGTGCTGTTAGTTAAAGCCACTTTATTACCCGCGCCCTAG
- a CDS encoding YajG family lipoprotein — MKLNVKYLLPANSLVFSLLLTTSLITGCASAPKQMVLAPQLMLNKSNLLANKLAQVSVNDLRNKIHIIEILQPDAAAQLINSASNISQVVNQHFSEALTQHGLTISPATDNHITLIINNAEITVQQALLKYTTKGQITLTAKVQSGDQVLTKTYNSKMNSEGPLKADLAVLERDFNQQLAKLLVQIASDSQIKQFLR; from the coding sequence ATGAAATTAAATGTTAAATATTTACTACCCGCTAATTCACTGGTCTTTAGCCTGTTATTAACCACTAGTTTAATCACTGGTTGCGCCAGTGCTCCGAAACAAATGGTACTTGCCCCTCAGTTAATGCTCAATAAAAGTAACTTACTTGCTAACAAATTAGCGCAAGTTAGCGTTAACGATCTGCGTAATAAAATTCATATCATTGAAATCCTGCAACCGGACGCTGCTGCCCAACTAATTAATAGTGCCAGTAATATCAGCCAAGTTGTTAACCAGCATTTTAGTGAGGCGTTAACTCAGCACGGCCTCACTATCAGCCCAGCAACCGATAATCACATCACCCTGATTATTAACAATGCAGAAATTACCGTACAACAAGCTCTACTCAAATACACTACCAAGGGACAAATTACGCTAACGGCAAAGGTCCAGTCTGGCGATCAAGTGTTAACAAAAACTTATAATAGTAAGATGAATAGTGAAGGTCCATTAAAAGCCGATCTCGCAGTATTAGAGCGCGATTTTAATCAACAACTAGCCAAGTTATTGGTACAAATTGCCAGCGATTCACAAATCAAACAGTTTTTACGATAA
- a CDS encoding methyltransferase, with product MLSPFLVHDKNLYLERYPTYQVNRSLQAWDAADEYLVNYLSEQALLNSKLTILVFNDNFGALSLNLTEHRVFAISDSFISHQGLKHNAEQNHLSLDEVKLLSSLDKLPAEPDLVLYKIPKSNSLLKEQLAQLRQVVSANTIFIAADKAKNIQSSTLKVFASYLGTTTTSLAVKKARLVFCQLDNKVQAANEQQFSQTKHWLLEQNSLDITNYANVFARDKLDIGARVFIDHLPTLSADSSKKIIDLGCGNGVIGLSVLNTAPQCQIHFVDESYMAVQSAKENVEHNFPDSFKHCQFSVDDCLTNIEENNVDIVLCNPPFHQQNATTDHIAWQMFNDSFKVLKKGGELRIVGNRQLGYHIKLKRIFGNCKLIASNKKFVILSAIKR from the coding sequence ATGCTCAGCCCTTTTCTGGTTCACGATAAAAATCTCTACCTTGAGCGTTACCCTACTTATCAGGTTAACCGTAGTTTGCAGGCATGGGATGCGGCCGATGAATACCTGGTCAATTATTTATCTGAACAAGCATTACTTAACAGCAAGCTAACGATCTTGGTCTTTAATGATAACTTTGGCGCTCTGAGCCTCAATTTGACCGAGCATAGGGTATTTGCAATTTCCGATTCTTTTATCAGCCACCAAGGGCTTAAGCATAATGCCGAGCAAAATCATTTATCACTCGACGAAGTTAAGCTACTAAGCAGTTTAGATAAACTACCAGCTGAACCCGATTTGGTGCTTTATAAAATACCGAAAAGCAATAGCTTATTAAAAGAACAATTAGCTCAGCTTCGGCAAGTTGTCAGCGCTAACACTATTTTTATTGCCGCAGATAAAGCGAAAAATATTCAAAGCTCAACCCTTAAAGTTTTTGCAAGCTATCTCGGCACAACCACTACCTCGCTAGCAGTGAAAAAAGCGCGACTGGTCTTTTGCCAGCTTGATAATAAAGTTCAAGCCGCTAACGAGCAGCAATTTAGTCAAACCAAACACTGGTTACTCGAGCAAAACTCACTCGATATTACTAACTATGCCAATGTCTTTGCCAGGGATAAACTCGACATTGGTGCCCGAGTATTTATTGATCACCTGCCAACACTCAGCGCGGACTCATCAAAAAAGATCATCGATCTGGGTTGTGGCAACGGTGTTATCGGTTTATCTGTGCTTAACACTGCGCCACAATGCCAGATACATTTTGTTGATGAATCCTATATGGCAGTGCAATCAGCCAAAGAAAACGTAGAACACAATTTCCCAGACAGTTTTAAACATTGTCAGTTTAGCGTTGATGATTGCCTTACCAATATCGAAGAAAATAACGTCGATATAGTGTTATGCAACCCGCCGTTTCATCAGCAAAACGCAACGACCGACCATATTGCCTGGCAAATGTTTAACGATAGCTTTAAGGTGTTAAAAAAAGGCGGTGAATTACGTATTGTTGGCAACCGCCAACTTGGCTACCATATCAAACTTAAACGTATCTTTGGCAATTGCAAACTCATTGCCAGTAACAAAAAATTTGTCATACTTTCGGCGATAAAACGATGA
- a CDS encoding alpha-ketoglutarate-dependent dioxygenase AlkB family protein yields the protein MQYYPNFIPYSESLVLARQLFTELSWREDQLLMFGKYVNVPRLQAWYAKDAQSYSYSKLALAALPLTPGLTKLNNQLRTFCQHGFNSVLANCYRDHNDSVAWHSDDEPELGPEPMIASLSFGAERVFHLKHKATGEKCKIPLQSGSLLVMAGQTQHQWQHAILKTKRQTAMRINLTFRKIY from the coding sequence GTGCAGTATTATCCTAATTTTATTCCTTACAGTGAAAGTTTAGTGCTGGCACGGCAGTTATTTACCGAACTGAGCTGGCGAGAAGATCAGTTATTGATGTTTGGCAAATATGTTAATGTGCCTCGTTTACAAGCTTGGTATGCTAAAGATGCGCAAAGTTATAGTTATTCAAAATTAGCGTTAGCTGCCTTGCCGTTAACCCCAGGTTTAACAAAGTTAAATAATCAGTTGCGTACATTTTGTCAGCATGGTTTTAATAGTGTATTGGCAAATTGTTATCGCGATCACAATGATTCTGTTGCTTGGCATAGCGATGATGAGCCTGAACTGGGCCCTGAACCTATGATTGCCTCGTTGTCGTTCGGCGCTGAGCGGGTCTTTCATTTAAAGCACAAAGCTACTGGTGAAAAATGTAAAATACCTTTACAATCCGGCAGCTTATTAGTGATGGCTGGTCAAACCCAACACCAATGGCAACATGCTATTTTGAAAACTAAACGTCAAACCGCGATGCGTATTAACCTGACGTTTCGTAAAATTTATTGA
- a CDS encoding BolA family protein: MSIEAAIEQKLLSAFSPLHLDVINESHQHNVAPGSESHFKVIIVSKDFEGERLIKRHRAVNATLSEELSQKIHALALHTYTEKEWHDYYEDNTPLSPKCLGGSRKSA, encoded by the coding sequence ATGAGTATAGAAGCTGCTATTGAACAAAAATTATTATCTGCATTTTCGCCATTACACTTGGATGTGATTAATGAAAGCCATCAACATAATGTAGCACCTGGTAGTGAATCACACTTTAAAGTGATTATAGTTTCTAAAGATTTCGAAGGTGAACGTTTGATCAAGCGTCATCGTGCGGTCAATGCAACACTTTCTGAAGAATTATCTCAAAAAATTCATGCGCTTGCGTTACATACCTATACAGAAAAAGAGTGGCATGATTACTATGAAGACAACACTCCTTTATCGCCTAAATGCTTAGGTGGCAGTAGAAAAAGCGCTTAA
- a CDS encoding TRAP transporter small permease subunit, giving the protein MFTQWLTLTISAIDKFTEHTGKLIAWLTLAMVLLSFAIVVLRYGFNLGWVAMQESVLYFHGMVFMLGAAYTLKADGHVRVDIFYHKFSLKQQALVNIFGGIFMLLPVCISIFIISFDYVMTSWRIMEQSAEAGGLPFVYINKSLILLLAVTLTLQGIAEICRNILRLNIGDANSIAGGQR; this is encoded by the coding sequence ATGTTCACTCAATGGTTAACTTTGACCATTTCCGCAATAGATAAATTCACTGAACACACTGGTAAATTAATCGCATGGCTGACGTTGGCTATGGTGTTGCTTAGCTTTGCTATTGTGGTTTTACGTTATGGTTTTAATCTTGGTTGGGTCGCGATGCAGGAATCCGTGCTTTATTTTCATGGCATGGTGTTTATGCTTGGTGCCGCATACACTTTAAAAGCCGATGGTCATGTTCGGGTCGATATTTTTTATCACAAGTTTTCTTTAAAACAACAAGCACTGGTGAATATATTTGGTGGTATCTTTATGTTGTTACCTGTGTGTATCAGTATTTTTATCATCAGTTTTGATTATGTTATGACCTCCTGGCGTATTATGGAGCAATCGGCGGAGGCTGGTGGCTTGCCATTTGTCTATATCAATAAATCACTTATTTTATTATTAGCTGTCACGTTAACTCTGCAGGGAATCGCTGAAATATGCCGTAATATTCTACGGCTTAATATTGGCGATGCTAATTCCATCGCTGGGGGGCAGAGATAA
- a CDS encoding TRAP transporter large permease, translated as MEYLALLMFVVVCGVLLLGYPVALTLAGTALLFAGVGSVFGIFEPSFLNALPSRIYGVINNQTLLAVPLFVFMGAMLERSKIAENLLNAMSILLGRFRGGLGISVTLVGMLLAASTGIVGATVVTMGLLSLPTMLKRGYNPQFSTGIICATGTLGQIIPPSIALVLLGDVLSSAYQKAQLQMGLFNPETVSVGDLFAGAVIPGLVLVALYTTYCLLYAMFKPEQVPSLTQADINQIQQGRSKLSLMFSALVPPLLLILVVLGAILLGFATPTEAAGVGAMGATLLALYQGALSRENLTAVMDSTVKITAMVFLILIGASLFSLVFRGFGGEELVQGFFHQMPGGVIGATLVVMLVIFLLGFILDFIEITFVVVPIVAPILLAMGLDPIWLGIMIAINLQTSFLTPPFGFALFYLRGVADKSVKTSSIYRGVVPFIIIQLLLLLALAQWPRLVTWLPEMIYG; from the coding sequence ATGGAATATCTTGCGTTATTAATGTTTGTCGTTGTTTGTGGCGTGTTATTGTTGGGGTATCCGGTAGCGCTAACGCTAGCTGGCACGGCATTATTATTTGCTGGTGTTGGTAGCGTTTTTGGTATTTTTGAGCCGAGCTTTTTAAATGCCTTGCCCAGTAGAATCTATGGCGTGATCAATAATCAAACCTTATTAGCGGTACCATTATTTGTTTTTATGGGCGCTATGCTGGAACGTTCAAAAATCGCTGAAAATTTGCTTAATGCGATGTCAATTTTACTCGGGCGCTTTCGTGGAGGCTTAGGTATTTCTGTCACTTTAGTGGGGATGCTACTGGCGGCAAGCACCGGAATTGTTGGTGCGACAGTTGTCACTATGGGATTGCTTTCCTTACCGACCATGTTAAAACGCGGTTATAACCCGCAATTTTCAACTGGTATTATCTGCGCTACTGGTACCTTAGGGCAAATAATTCCACCTTCTATCGCGCTGGTATTATTAGGTGATGTGCTATCGAGTGCTTATCAAAAAGCACAGCTGCAAATGGGGCTTTTTAATCCAGAAACCGTATCCGTTGGCGATCTGTTTGCTGGCGCGGTAATACCTGGATTAGTATTAGTCGCCTTATATACTACTTATTGTTTGTTATATGCGATGTTCAAACCTGAGCAGGTGCCGAGTTTAACGCAAGCTGATATCAATCAGATTCAGCAAGGCCGTTCGAAACTGAGTTTGATGTTTAGTGCATTAGTACCGCCGTTACTGCTGATATTGGTAGTGTTAGGGGCTATTTTGTTAGGCTTTGCTACGCCGACGGAAGCCGCTGGGGTTGGTGCTATGGGAGCTACCTTACTGGCTTTGTATCAGGGAGCGTTATCTAGAGAAAACCTGACTGCGGTGATGGATAGCACAGTTAAAATTACTGCCATGGTGTTTTTAATTTTGATCGGTGCCAGCTTATTTTCTTTAGTGTTTCGTGGTTTTGGCGGCGAAGAATTAGTGCAGGGTTTCTTCCATCAAATGCCAGGCGGTGTAATTGGTGCAACTTTAGTTGTTATGTTAGTTATTTTTTTATTGGGTTTTATTTTAGACTTTATTGAGATCACTTTTGTTGTTGTGCCGATTGTTGCGCCTATTTTATTGGCGATGGGCTTAGATCCAATCTGGCTAGGTATTATGATCGCGATAAATTTACAGACCTCGTTTTTAACACCACCATTTGGTTTTGCGCTGTTTTATTTGCGGGGAGTCGCTGATAAGTCAGTGAAAACATCTTCGATATATCGTGGCGTAGTGCCCTTTATTATCATTCAATTATTGTTATTATTGGCGTTAGCACAATGGCCGAGACTGGTAACCTGGTTGCCTGAAATGATTTACGGTTAG
- a CDS encoding TRAP transporter substrate-binding protein: MKRSLIQLLAALSCLTLLLTACGKDQATASISAQPVKTFQWKLVTSWPKNFPGLGLGPEKFAQYVNEMSAGRLTIKVYGAGELVPGFEVFDAISQGTVQMGHSGAYYWKGKMPAAPIFSAIPFGMTATEFNAWLHYGGGLALWQELYKPFGVVPMAGGNSGAQFAGWFKKEINSIDDLKGLKMRIPGLGGEVLKRAGAIPVTLTGGEIFSSLQSGAIDASEWVGPYNDLAFGFYQAADYYYSSVWHETGTNLEFIINEKALNELPKDLQKIVEVAAKAVNEDMLDEYNARNNQALQTLINQHQVQVREFPKDVLVALKGYTQEVIAEQVAADPTFAKIWQSYSEFLQSMRQYNDLTLKAYFENR, from the coding sequence ATGAAACGTTCATTGATTCAGTTATTGGCAGCACTCAGTTGTTTGACACTGTTGTTGACCGCCTGTGGTAAAGATCAGGCTACAGCCAGCATTAGTGCGCAACCAGTGAAAACATTCCAGTGGAAACTCGTAACCTCATGGCCGAAAAACTTCCCTGGCCTAGGTTTAGGGCCGGAAAAATTCGCTCAATACGTTAATGAAATGAGTGCCGGGCGGTTAACGATAAAGGTTTATGGCGCTGGTGAGTTGGTACCTGGCTTTGAAGTGTTTGATGCGATATCGCAAGGCACAGTACAAATGGGGCACAGCGGCGCTTATTACTGGAAAGGAAAAATGCCGGCCGCACCGATTTTTAGTGCTATTCCGTTTGGTATGACCGCGACAGAATTTAATGCCTGGCTGCATTATGGTGGAGGTCTGGCGTTGTGGCAGGAGCTCTATAAACCGTTTGGTGTTGTACCTATGGCTGGCGGTAATTCGGGGGCGCAATTTGCTGGTTGGTTTAAAAAAGAAATTAACAGCATTGACGATCTCAAAGGGTTAAAAATGCGAATTCCTGGTTTAGGTGGGGAAGTATTAAAACGTGCTGGCGCGATTCCGGTGACCTTAACGGGAGGGGAAATTTTTTCATCTTTGCAAAGTGGGGCTATTGATGCGTCTGAATGGGTTGGTCCATACAATGATCTAGCATTTGGTTTTTATCAGGCGGCAGATTATTATTATTCTTCTGTTTGGCACGAAACCGGCACAAATTTAGAATTTATTATTAATGAAAAAGCACTAAATGAGCTACCCAAAGATTTGCAAAAAATCGTTGAAGTAGCGGCAAAAGCGGTCAATGAAGATATGCTGGATGAATACAATGCCCGTAATAATCAGGCTTTACAAACGCTAATTAATCAACACCAAGTGCAAGTGCGAGAATTTCCAAAGGACGTGTTAGTCGCGTTGAAAGGTTATACTCAAGAAGTGATAGCAGAGCAAGTAGCTGCTGATCCGACATTTGCAAAAATCTGGCAATCTTATAGTGAATTCTTACAGTCTATGCGCCAGTATAATGATTTAACGTTAAAAGCTTATTTTGAAAATAGATAA